CGTCGCTCGGCGTGCTGGTGGTGCTGCGGGCGGTGCAGGGCGCGGCGCTGGCCGGGCTGCCGGCCTCGGCGCAGGCCTATCTGGCCGAGGAGGTGCGGCCGAAGGCGCTGGTGACGGCGATCGGCCTGTTCGTCGCAGGCAACAGCGTCGGCGGCATGAGCGGCCGGGTGATCACCGGCTGGGTGGCCCAGGAGTGGGGCTGGCGGGCCGCGGTCGGCGTGATCGGCGTGGTCGCAGTGGCCTGCGCGGTCGCCTTCCGGCTGCTGCTGCCGGCGCCGCGGCACTTCACGGCGGGCTCGCTGCGGCCCCGCGTGCTGCTCGGCACGGTCCGCGATCACCTCGCCGACCCGCTGCTGCGGCGGCTGTACGCGATCGGCGCGCTGTTCATGACGGTGTTCGGCGGTGTGTACACGGTGATCGGCTACCGGCTGACGGGCGAGCCGTTCGGTCTGCCGCAGGGCGTCATCGGCTCGATCTTCCTGGTCTACCTGGTGGGCACGGTGTCGGCGTCCACGGCGGGCCGGCTGGTGGGCCGGCTCGGCCGCCGGGGCGCGCTGTACCTGGCGGGCGGTACGACGGCGGCGGGCCTGCTGCTGTCCCTGGCCCCGTCGCTGCCGCTGGTCCTGCTGGGCCTGGTGCTGATCACGGCGGGCTTCTTCGCGGGCCACGCGGTGGCGTCGTCGGCGGTCAGCAAGACGGCCACCCGGGGCCGCGCGCAGGCCTCGGCGCTGTACCAGTCGATGTACTACGTCGGCTCCAGCGCCGGCAGCACGGTCGGCGCGACGGCGTTCCGGGCGGCGGGCTGGGCCGGCACGGTCGGGGTCGGCCTGCTGGCGGTCGTGGGGGTCGTGACGATCACGGTGCTCGGCTCGGTGGCGGCCCGGCGCACGGTCGCCGCGCACGCGCACTGAGCCGCGCCCCCGCTCTCACCTGCACGTTTCCCGACTCGGGGGGCCATTGTCAGTGCCCTGCGGTAGCTTCCAAGTGCTGGGGCGCGAAGAGGCGCCGCAGGGACGGCCGCAGGGGTGGGTGGACGATGGGAAACGGCACGGCGGCGGCGGACCTCGACGTCGCACTGGAGAAGCACCGGACCGAGCTGACCGGTTACTGCTACCGGATGCTCGGCTCCTCCTTCGAGGCCGAGGACGCGGTGCAGGACACCCTGGTGCGGGCCTGGCGGAGCTACGACACGTTCGAGGGCCGCTCCAGCCTCCGCTCGTGGCTGTACCGGATCGCGACGAACGTGTGCCTGGACATGCTGACGGCGGGCAACAAGCGGGCGCGGCCGATGGACCTGACCGAGTCGACCCCGCTGGCCCAGGCGGCGCTGGCCCCCCGCCCGGACAACACCTGGCTGGAGCCGGTACCGGACGCGCGGGTGCTGCCGACGGTCGACGACCCGGCGGAGGCGGCCGTGGCGAAGGAGTCGATCCGGCTGGCGTTCATGGCGGCGCTGCAGCAACTGCCGCCCAAGCAGCGGGCGGTGCTGATCCTGCGCGAGGTGCTGGCGTGGAAGGCGAGCGAGGTCGCCGAGCTGCTGGGCACCTCGGTGGCCTCGGTCAACAGCGCGCTGCAGCGGGCGCGGGCCACCCTCGCCGAGCGCGATGCGGGCCCCCAGGGCGCGGTGTCCGACCCGCTCGACGAGGAGCAGCAGAAACTCCTCGAGCGCTATGTCCAGGCCTTCGAGGGGTACGACATGACGGCGCTGACCGCGCTGCTGCACGAGGACGCCGTCATGACGATGCCGCCGTTCGACCTGTGGCTGCGCGGCCCGGCCGACATCACCGGGTTCATGACCACCCTGGGCGCCTCCTGCGCCGGCTCGCGGCTGCTGCCGGTGCAGGTCAACGGCCTGCCGGGGTTCGCGCACTACAAGCCGGACCCGGAGCGGGGCGGCTTCAGCCCGTGGGCCGTACAGGTGCTGGAGCTGTCAGACGGCCGGATCACCGGTTTCCACTGCTTCCTCGACACCAAGCGCTGGTTCCCGCTGTTCGGGCTGCCGCTCCATCTGGAAGCGGAGTCCGACGAGGTCGAGAAGGGCGGCTAGGGCGGGGCCGGGGTCCCGCAGCCGGATCCGCCCGCCGGCCCGGCGGGCGGCCAGCTCCAGCCGGGCCAGCAGGTCCACGACGGCCAGTCCCGGCGGCCCGAGCCCGCCCACGTCGCACACGACGACCCGGCTCCGGCCGCGCGCGAGCAGCAGCCGCACCCGCTCGCACAGCCCCGCCACCTCCTCCCGGGTGACGGGGCCGGCCAGCACGAGCACGGCGGGTTCCTCGGCGTTCACGTGCGGTAGACCGGCGGGCCGGGCGGAACTCATCGGCGCCGCCGGGGCCTTCGGGGCGCGTGCCCGGTCAGGCGATGCGTTCCAGGACCACCGGCGACGGGGTGAAGCCGGTGCCCGGGGCCGCGATGTCGTAGGACCCCTGCACGGCCTCGAGGGCGTACGCGAAGCGCTCCGGGGTGTCGGTGTGCAGCGTCAGCAGGGGCTGGCCCTCGGTCACCGAGTCGCCCGGCTTGGCGTGCATCTCGACGCCCGCCGCGGCCTGCACCGGGTCCTCCTTGCGGGCGCGGCCGGCGCCCAGGCGCCAGGCGGCGATGCCGATGTCGTAGGCGTCCAGGCGGGTCAGCACGCCCGAGGCCGGGGCCTTGATCACGTGCTGCTCCTTCGACGTGGGCAGCGGCGCGTCCGGGTCGC
This genomic interval from Streptomyces sp. NBC_00557 contains the following:
- a CDS encoding MFS transporter, coding for MTPASTGASTSVDAVTSVTAADPAADSRMTPGGPGYRRMSLALFLAGVATFALLYSTQALLPLISGEFGVAASEASWTVAAATGGLALFVLPMSALSERFGRRTVMTASLAVAVGVGLLVPFAPSLGVLVVLRAVQGAALAGLPASAQAYLAEEVRPKALVTAIGLFVAGNSVGGMSGRVITGWVAQEWGWRAAVGVIGVVAVACAVAFRLLLPAPRHFTAGSLRPRVLLGTVRDHLADPLLRRLYAIGALFMTVFGGVYTVIGYRLTGEPFGLPQGVIGSIFLVYLVGTVSASTAGRLVGRLGRRGALYLAGGTTAAGLLLSLAPSLPLVLLGLVLITAGFFAGHAVASSAVSKTATRGRAQASALYQSMYYVGSSAGSTVGATAFRAAGWAGTVGVGLLAVVGVVTITVLGSVAARRTVAAHAH
- a CDS encoding sigma-70 family RNA polymerase sigma factor; translation: MGNGTAAADLDVALEKHRTELTGYCYRMLGSSFEAEDAVQDTLVRAWRSYDTFEGRSSLRSWLYRIATNVCLDMLTAGNKRARPMDLTESTPLAQAALAPRPDNTWLEPVPDARVLPTVDDPAEAAVAKESIRLAFMAALQQLPPKQRAVLILREVLAWKASEVAELLGTSVASVNSALQRARATLAERDAGPQGAVSDPLDEEQQKLLERYVQAFEGYDMTALTALLHEDAVMTMPPFDLWLRGPADITGFMTTLGASCAGSRLLPVQVNGLPGFAHYKPDPERGGFSPWAVQVLELSDGRITGFHCFLDTKRWFPLFGLPLHLEAESDEVEKGG
- a CDS encoding STAS domain-containing protein, giving the protein MSSARPAGLPHVNAEEPAVLVLAGPVTREEVAGLCERVRLLLARGRSRVVVCDVGGLGPPGLAVVDLLARLELAARRAGGRIRLRDPGPALAALLDLVGLRFQMERQPEQREPALGVEEAVETGDPAV